The following is a genomic window from Methylomarinum vadi.
GACTGGCAATTAACCCAGGAAATGAAACTTCCCAACCTCGATGAAAAGAAAGAGCCTTAATTCTTTCTTAAGTTAGACAACCTATGATTGCTTGACAAAAAAATTAAATTCAGTTTACTCCACAAATAACATCATTCTGCTATTGTTATTCTCACTGGATTTGCAATTTAAGCGTCTAACATGAACCAAAACAGTTTTATGCCCCCTACTCCATTAAGCCGCCGTCAATTTTTGCGCGGTGTTTCTTTCACTGCGGCAGCCATGGCATTTCCAAGCCTGGCTTCGGCGACCATCAAGAAAAGACACCCGGCAAAACATTTAGCTTTCGAAAACCTACATACCGGCGAACAACTGTCCGTCACGTATTTTGAAAACGGCCATTATGTAAATGGTGCCTTGAAGGAAATGAATAACTTGCTGCGCGACCATCGCTCCGGCGACGTATTCGCGATGGACCCATCACTGTTCGATCTGCTCCATGAATTACAACAGAACCTTGGAGTTCGCCGGCCGATTCAGGTCATTTCCGGTTATCGCTCGCCCGCAACCAATGCCCGACTGCAGAAACAAACCAGCGGAGTGGCGACTAAAAGCCTGCACATGCTGGGAAAAGCGATCGATATCCGCATGGACAGGGTGGACAGTAAAATCATCCAGGAAGCGGCCATTGCGATGCAGCGTGGGGGCGTGGGTTATTATCCGGAATCGGATTTCGTCCACGTCGATACCGGTCGAGTAAGACACTGGTAAGACAACCAGATTCACTGGGTCGAAGCCGTCAAGCTGGCCGCTTCACCCTTTGCTGGATAGAGAGCCTGGTTTAGTCGCTCGTCGTAATTATAGACGTCATCAAAAAAATAAATTTCGTTGTCGATCGCCATTGCCGTGCTGTAAAAAATCAGCACGGCAATGGCATTTCTAACGAAAACCCTTCGATTATCCCCTTCCCGCATGGCTTCCTGGATTTCTTCCCTCCGCCAGCCACCCCGCGAACTTAGCACGAATTGCGCCAACGCCCGGGGTTGTTCGACCCTGATACAACCATGACTGTAATCGCGCCGTTCGGATAGAAACAGTTTTTTTGCCGGCGTATCGTGCATGTAGACATCATAACGGTTGGGAAAAATAAATTTGACCAAGCCTAACGAGTTTTTCGGCCCCGGACGCTGCCTGATCTTCATCGCCCCTTGGCGCAGCAACTGCAAACTGTCTTCGGTCAGCCGTTGCGGCTCGGCATTGACACTAAAATACTGAACCAACTCCATGTTTTGCTGTTCCAGGTAATCCGGGTTTTTCAGCAGGCTCGGCAGGATTTCCTTATACGTAATATTTTTCGGCACATTCCAATACGGCCTGAATTCAAGATAAGCCAAATCGGCCATGAATACCGGCGTTTGATTCTTCTTGGCGATCCCCACCACCACCTTCATCGACAAATCACTAGGTCCGTTCAAGTTACCGGCTTGGTAAGCCCATAAGCGAAAAGCGGGGATATTCACCAGAATCAAACCTTGACCCTGATGCAACTCGGGCAACCAACGCATTCTTTCCAATGCCAGCTCAATTTGCCGAACCCGCTCGGTTAACGGTGTATTCAACGCCGCCAAGGTTTTTTCGCCGACGATGCCATCGTCATTAAGCCCATGCAAGCGTTGGAAATGTTTGAGCGCATCCACCATTTCGCCCCGATAGATATCGGATAGGTCGGCATAATCATGCAGCAAACCCAACACCTGCAATTTGTGCCTTAATAAGGGTATCTGAGGATCGCTATCCCCTTCTTCCAGCATTCCCTCGAATACGAGGCTGGGGAACCGAAAGTTGCGGGCCAATTCGCGATAATGTCTCAAGGCTTGCTTAAGTCGGCGATAAGACGACCAATTTGGTTCGACCCGTTCGGTCAATTGCGTAATTTGAACGTTTCGAACGGCGTCGATCAGAAAACCGAGCAATAGGTCATAATCGGTAGCGCGCCAAAAGCCGAAGCGTTCGTTTTTACGATCAATCCGTCCGCGATGAACGTCACTTAAATAACGCAACGTACTCAGGCTCAAGGCAGTATCGAGCAAAGTCAATTCGAAATTATTGGCTGGTTGCTTTCCTTGCAACTGCCGCCACTTCGTTTTCAAATTATCCACATCATAAACAGCGATCGGCAACCCGCTGTCGGGAGCGGACTCAAGCAAACGGAATACCTCGGCGGCATGAGTATGCAGATCATCCCGGCTGAGCCAAAGCAAGGGCTGGGGAGACTCGAAATATAGGCGTTTTAGGGCAACTTGTTCGCTCTCGGAAATAGTTTGCGATAAATAAGGATGTTTTCTAAAACTCAATACCGATGTAATGACGGCAGGGGGCGGAAAAGAAGAGGATACGGATGAATCGGCAAATGCGGAAACCAACGAAAAAATGACGCAATGCAACAGTATTATGCATTGCACAAGAAAAGTCGGCACCTTAAAGTAGTTCATTGAAACCTGCCAAATATTATCGAGCGATCAAACCACTGCTTGCCGACAGTGACTTGCCGCATACTTATATTGTGTTGGTCTCCCATAATAGCAATTTTGTTCATTTCCTCCATTTGTCATTACAATATTTGTGACCCATCCGAATCTTTATAGTAATCCACAATGAGCATGGCCGCCTCGAAACCTGATCGCAAAATCATTCATATCGACATGGATGCTTTTTTTGCCGCGGTGGAACAGCGCGACAATCCGAACTACCGAAACAAACCCATTGTAGTTGGCGGGAGGCCGGATTCGCGCGGCGTGGTCGCCACTTGCAGTTACGAGGCCAGAAAATACGGAATCCGTTCGGCCATGCCGTCCTCGCAAGCCTATCGTCTTTGCCCTCAGGCACTTTTCATCAAACCTCGTTTCGAAGCCTACAAAGAAGCTTCGACCATCATCCGTCGCATATTCTCCGACTATACCGAACTGTTCGAACCGCTGTCTCTCGATGAGGCCTATCTGGATGTCAGCGCGGTAAAACGCTGCCAAGGTTCGGCAACGCTAGTCGCCCGGGCGATCAAACACGATATAAAGCACCAAACCGACCTGACCGCATCGGCCGGCATTTCCTACAATAAATTTTTGGCAAAAATCGCTTCGGATATGGACAAGCCCGATGGGCTCTATGTGATCACACCGGAACAGGGGCCTATGTTTGTCGAACAGCTCCCGATAGGAAAATTCCCCGGCATCGGCCAGGCCACGGAAAAGAAGATGCATGCCCTGGGCATAAAAAACGGAAAGGATCTGAAAACTTTACCGCTGTCCATGCTAATCCAACATTTCGGCAAGGCCGGCCAGCATTATTTCAACATCGCCCGGGGCATCGACAACCGGCCAGTCAATAATCGCCGCCCCAGCAAATCGGTCGGTATTGAAATGACTTATCAACAGGATCTCGATGACCGAAATCTGATTCTGCAACAGCTATTGGCCCTACTGGACAAGGCATTGCGAAAACTAAACGACAAGCGCTTAACCGCCCATACCGTCACGATCAAGATCAAATATCAGAATTTCGTACAAATCACCCGCAGCCGCACCCTGCCGCAACCCATCTTAAACGCCCAGGGCATCGATTTGGTTTTTTCCGAATTGTTGAAGGACACCGACATCGGTACCAAGAAAGTACGCTTGCTTGGCGTTACGCTATCATCCCTGGATAAACCGGATCTGCGCCATTTCCGGCAACTGGACCTGTTCTGTTAATTCGTGCTGATCAGTTCCTTGAGATATTGATATAACAAACGGGCCGACCTCGGCGGCTTTTCGGCTTGCCGCTCTTTTAACGCGTTGCGCTGCAATTGCCAAATATGCTGGCTGTCGGCCTGGGGAAATTCGCTCAACAACCGGGTCAACTGCTCGTGGCCGTTCTCAGACAGCAATTGATCGCGCCACTGTTCGGCCTGGTGATGCTCCCGCACCGCATGGGCGCTTTGATTCTTGATTCGGGCCAGCTTCTCCTGCACCGCTTCCAGGTCGATCTTACGCAGTTGCGCGGTAATATACTTTAATTGACGCTTTCTGGCCCCCTTATGCGGCATTTTCGCGGCTTCCAGCACTGCCTTGTAAATGTTTTCCGGCAATTCTAATGAATCGATTTGCGTTTCCGCCAAGTCGCAGATTTCTTCCGCCATAGCGAACACGACGGCGATATCCCGCTTGATCTGGGATTTATTCGGCCGCACCGCGTATTCGATCAATTCCTCATCGTCGTCGTAATAATCTTCTTCCTGCATCTCAAACCATCATAATCAAAAAAATCACAAACATCACGACAAAAGCGATCGGCACCAGCACGCCGGCCCAATCTTTGGGAGCCCGTTTACTCATTTCCAACGACCCCTTGACGCCGGGCCACATCCAGAAGATGACCAACACCACCAATACGCCCAGCAACAAATTTTCCCATCCTGAAGTTTCCATCATTTTGCCTCCGCGGTTACAAAATTCATTGTAACAGAGCCGCGCTGCAACGGCATTCAGTCGGTCAAATAATATTCGATCGTCGAAACGACTCTGATCTTCTTGATATGCGGATTGTTTTTGTCGCGCGGCGAGATGGAAAAACTGCCTTGGGAAGCGCGTTTGATTTTGCCCAGCAGACTGTTAGAATCCTCGGCAAACTTTTGCGCAACTTCGCGCGCCTTGGTCGTGGCTTCCTGGATCATTTCCGGTTTCACGTCATTGAGACGGGTAAACAAATACTCCTCCCGATTCTGGTAATCGCCTTCGGTAAAGACGATGCCCCGCTTGCCCAGTTCGTTCAACTGTTTCATTAGCGAGCGTACTTGTTGGACTTCGCCGGAATACACCGTCACCGTTTGTATCGCGCTGTAACGGAATTCGACTTTTTGGTCGCCGCCAAAACGTTGCGCTAATTTATCGGTAATGGACGGCGCGGAGACGGTCATTTCGTTTTCCTTGATGCCCGCTTTGCGGAGAAACGCCTGGATTTCATTGGTGTTCCTTTCCACTTGCGCGTATATTCCCTCGAGTTGATTATCGGCGGCGGTGAACTGAATGGGCCAGATCACGATGTCGGCGGGAAACTCACGCTCCGACAGCCCCTTGACCGTGACGCTGCGTTCATAGGCCTTGAAGCGCAGAGCCGCATTTCCCAGCAAATAGCCCAGCGAAGAAAGACCCAGGATAATTGAAATCCCCAAAATCAGGGCTTGTGTATTTTTGTTCCGTTCCATTCGAGCCTCCTCGTTAACTGACCGATGACCGGATAAGCAGACATCATACTGCGATTTTGCTCGGCCCTCATGATAATTCGATGTCATTCGAATTAGTTGCAGTGAACGGACGTGAAATGGCAAATGTCATCCATACCGCAGGAAACCGAAGATCGGCGCGATCTTAACCGTTCTGGCCTATGAGACAATCGGCTAAACGATTATCTCATAGGATGCGGCATTGACGCCTAAGTCGCCTGGTGACGTTTGCGATTTGAAGAAAATATCAACAAGAATAGACCCGAAATGAACAACCAAGCCGTTTGCGGCAGAGGCACAAATGACAGCTTAATAATTTTGGTATGATCGATGTTATCTATCATATACAAATTGCCTGCGTCATCGAAGGTAAGCTCTCCTCCGGTTTCATCGAAAGTCGCAATTCTTTCCGCATTAATCGAATCGGAAAGATCGAACATATAGATCGAATTTTGCGTAAAACCTAAATCCGCCCTCCCCGGCGTAGAAATGAAAATATGGCCCAGGCTGTCCAAAGCAATGCCGGTTCCGACAACATTTTCCAACAATATTGTCCTGTTTCCAGCAGAATCTATGCGATAGACGTTTCCGAAGGTTCCGTCCGACTCCATCCTGCCGGTGTAATAGACATTCCCTTCTGAATCGGCATCGACGCCGGTAGGTCGATGATGATTGAAAGTTCTTACATCCCCTATTAATTCAGGAATAGTCGCATTAATTTTTCGAATCACACCGGCATCTCCTGATGCCGCGCGCTCACTCACATAAAGGTTACCCAATCCATCAAAATCGAGCCCGGTCACGCCATCATAGCTTGTCGCGTAAGAAACGAAATTTGAAATTGAAGTGTAAGCGGAAGACGCTTCCAATTTTAAAATACTGACACCCCCGCTGCCGTCATCCGAAACGTCTTCAATATATAGATTTCCAGTCGCATCGAATTCAATCGACCTGGTGGCGGTAGCCAGCGTCAGATAATCGGTCGCGTTCCACCCGGGGGCCAGATAGGTCGCAACCAAAGCATGCGCCGGTGATAACAAACACGTGCCGCCAACGAGTAACCCTACTTTTATATATTTCGTCAAACTTTTCATAAGGCGTTCCTCTAGTAAGTTTGAATAAGTGATTCAATTCGCTTGATCGGGCACATGCAAGATAAACCCAACAAACGAAATGGGAATATAGTGAAACAGAAGAAACTATTCCAGAAGGGTGTATTTTGTCGCTTCCTCTCTTAGCCAGTCTGGCGATGGAAATCAAAATTTATCAAGTAGAAAATTTAGGATAATATTACCTCTGAATTGGCTTATCCGCTAGAATAATTATTACATTGTCAACGCGAAACTTTTTCGAAGTTCTCGGCGATTTCTATGTCATGCGCCACGCCGTGCAAGGAAAAAATCAACAATACGCCGGCCAGGATCAAGCCGATCTGCTCAAGCGAAGTCTTGATATCGGTTTTTCTATGCAGCGACGGAATCAAGTCGCCGACGGCGATGTAGATAAAGCTGGAAGCCGCCAAAGTCAGGAAATAAGGAAGGATATCGTGCAAATCCTCCAGGCTGAAATAGGCCAACACGCCGCCAATCACCGTCGTCAAGCTGGCCAGAATGTTATAGAACAGCGCCTTGCCCTTGCTATAGCCGCTTTCCAACAAGATGGCGAAATCGCCGACTTCCTGGGGAATTTCATGGGCGGCAACGGCCAGGCTGGTGACGATGCCTAATTGTACATCGGTCAGAAAGGCCGCGGCGATCAACACGCCGTCGACAAAATTATGGATGCTGTCGCCCAGTATGATCAACGCGCCGGTCGAACGTCGCCCGTGACCGTGATGATGATCATGGCCTTCATCGAGATGCACCTCGCAAGAATGAGAATGACAATGACGCCAGATCAATAATTTCTCCAAGGTGAAAAACAAAAGAATGCCGACCAGGATGCTTCCCGATAACGATTGAATTTGGTCTGGGCGCACCTCTTCCAGGGCATGCGGAATCAAGCCCCAAAACGAAACGGTCAACAACGCGCCGATGGCGAAACTAATGCCGTGCGGCAATATGCGGTTCCTATGGCGTTCGGGCAACAATAGAAAAACACCGGCCGCCAATACGCTCAATACACCGCCGACTGCGGTAAAAACGATGATAAAAAACAATAACTCCAACGTCAGTCTCTCCAGATGAGGGTGGCCATACGGCCGGTTTCGCCATCACGGCGGTAGGAATAAAAACGCTCGGCTTCCATAACGGTGCAATAATTGCCGCCGAAAATGCGCTCAACACCCTGTTGCCTCAGGGTGATGCGCGCCAATTGATAAATATCGGCCAGCCATTTTTCGCCCCTCGATTCCTTGAAGGCAACGGCGAAATCCGGCGATTTGTTTAGGAAAACCCGTCTGACCTCACTCCCGACTTCGAACCGCTCGGGACCAATGGCGGGCCCCAGCCAAACCAATAAATCGCGAGACCCCATTGCTTCGATCGTCCGCTCGATAACGCCCGCCGCCAGACCGCGCCAACCGGCATGAGCAGTGGCAATGATACTGCCGGCTGCGTTGGTGAAAACCAACGGCAAACAATCCGCCGTCAAGACAACGCAGACGATTCCTGCCCGGTCGCTATAACTCGCGTCCGCCTCCTCCACGCCGTTGACCCGATCGGCCTTGATCACTCTGCTGCCATGCACCTGTCGCAACCAAACCGGCTCTGCAGGCAAGCGCAGGTCATGTTTAATCCGGTTCCGGTTCTCGAAAACGTCTTCCTGCCGGTCGCCGACATGTGCCGCCGGGTTCAAGCTGGCATAACCGCCCTCACTGACGCCGCCGGTGCGCAGCGTGGTAACGGCATGAACATGAGCCGGTGCCGGCCAGTCGGCTTCAATCCAATTCATCTTCCGCCAACACACTTAACAATTGCTGCATGTCCGCCGGCAACGGCTGCTCCCATTCGCAATATTCTCCGCTCACCGGATGCTCCAGCCCCAACTTGGCCGCATGCAAAGCTTGGCGCTTGAAATCGCGCAAAGCCTGCGCCAGCTTCTCGCTACATCCGGCCGGCAGTTGAAATCGCCCACCGTAAACTTGGTCTCCGACCAAGGGATAATTGATATGGGCCATATGCACCCGGATTTGGTGCGTACGGCCCGTCTCCAATTTGACCCTGATCAGTGTATGCCGTTTGAAACGCCGTTCTAGCCGGTAGTGTGTCACGGCCGGCTTGCCGTCCTCTCTGACGGCGTTGCGCTTGCGGTCCACCGGATGCCGGCCGATCGGTTCATCGATCGTGCCGCCGGCGGTCATCCAACCCTTGACCAAGGCCAGATATTCGCGGTTGATGCTGCGTTCCTGTAATTGCTCGGTCAAACTATGATGGGCCTGCAATGTTTTTGCCACCATCAATAAACCACTGGTGTCTTTATCCAGGCGATGTACGATGCCGGCGCGGGGCAATGTGTTCAGATTCGGGTCATGGTTGAGCAGCGCATTGACCAAAGTACCATGCCAATTGCCTGCGGCCGGATGTACGACCAATCCGGCCGGTTTATTGACGATCAAGATGGATTCGTCTTCATAGACGAGATCCAGCGGAATATCCTCGGCCTCATTCTCCAGAACCACTTCCGCCTCGGCATCCAGCCTGATCTCCTCGCCGCCGACCAATTTGTCCTTTGCTTTCAGTGTGCGGCCGTCGACCAGCACCCGTCCGGACTTGACCCAGGTTTGCAGTTTGCTGCGCGAATAGTCCGGAAACATTTCCGCCAAACACTGATCCAGACGCATTCCCGCTAGCTCATCGGGGACAATTGCCGTTAATATAGCCATATCCAACTGTTTTTAAGTTATACTCGCCTGTGGCGATAAGCCCGGGCTTTAAAAAATCACAAAAAACCCGCTATATTACAACGTGCTGTCATTAATATGCGATTTCTTTTCATAAAAATTTTATTTCTTCTAACCTTACTGACCCTGCTGCCGGGCTGCGAAACATTGAAGAATTTGCAATCGGGCGACTCCGGTTCCGATGCCGAATACACCGGCTGGGACGCCAAACAATTCCATGAAAAGGCGCGAGCCGCCATGGAGGCCGGCAATTATCAAAAAGCGATCAAGCTCTATGAAACGCTGGAAGCGCGTTATCCGTTCGGCGATTATGCCGCGCAAACCCAACTCGATGTCGCCTACGCCTATTACAAAAACGACGACCCGGAAGCTGCCATCGCCGCCGCCGACCGTTTTATCAAAATTCATCCCAGAAATCCCAATGTCGATTATGCCTATTATTTGAGAGGCTTGGTCAATTACAATCGCGGCATCGGCTTTCTCGACCGTTTTCTGCCCACCGACGCCTCGCAACGCGACCCCGGCAACGCCCGCAACGCCTACGATAACTTCGCCGAACTGATACGCCGGTTCCCCGACAGCAAATACGTGCCCGATGCGAAACAGCGCATGATTGCGCTGCGTAACAATCTGGCCATGTACGAAGTTCACGTGGCGCGCTTTTATATGAAACGACGCGCCTATGTCGCCGCCGCCAATCGCGCCAGCCATGTCGTGCAAGAATACCAACGCACGCCGGCCGTCCCTTATGCCCTGCAAATCATGCGGCAGGCCTATACTAAACTTAACCTGACCGACCTGGCCGCCGATGCGGAGCGGGTGTACAAGCAAAACTATCCCGACGGCCCCCCGGTGAAAGAAAGCGAAGGCGAGAAAACTTTTGTCGAAGCGCTTTGGGACAGCATTGGTTTCGACGAATAACACAAGGTCGAGCGATGAGGGGAAAACAGAGAACGCTTTTTAACAAATGGCAATTACTGTACCTCCTCATCGCTCCGGCACTCGCCTGCGCCCACCACCCCGCTAACGCGCCCCCACTGTTTCAAAACCGCTTTTTCACCCTCTCCCAAGACAATTCATTGCTGTGCGCGACCAGCGACAACCAATATAAACCCATCGCAGAACTGCGCCAGGTCATCGCTTATTACGAAAAGGACGCGGCGGATCTGCGTTCCCATTCCGTTGCGGTATTAACCGACCACACCCACCCGCGTCATTTGGAGGATTTGCAGGAATTTCGCGAAGATTGCGCCGGTCGTTCGTCGCCCGATCTGTGTGTGCTGGAGAAATATTGGGACAGCGAGGAAGCGGCGCTCAGGGCCCTGGCGCTATTCTACGACACCAAGACCATCATCAAGCACAGCGACGATTACCGCATTCCCCGTTTTAAGGACGACCATCTGCGCGTCTTCGAGAAAGGCATCCGGAAGATTCCGCCGTTCCTGCGGCAAACGATCAGCCGGGCAAAACCGATGGAACGATTGGAGCAAGCGATAGAAAAAGTTCCGGCGCATATACAAAGCCTGATCAAGGAGGCGTTCCCGGAAGATTACGGCACCAGCGTCTGGACAGATCACACCCGCCCGTTGATGATCGTACCGGGCACCGGTTTCAGGGGGGAAACGGTCGCGCAAGTGTTCAGCGGCCAGAATATGATCATCTTCACGATCAAGGCCTTCGACAAGGCCAAGGATGGCAGGATGTACCGCGACATTAACTTAAAATACCTGGTTGACTTCCGCCTGCCCATCCTGATTCATGAAATCGCTCATACCATCGACAACTTCCATTTCTGGAACGGCACCGACGATCTGTACTTCTTTTACTGGTACCGCAAGATGTCCACCGACAATGCCACAGCGAAATTAATCCTGAATGCTAAACTGGCGCTATGGCCGTCGAAATGGTTCGAAGCCTTCGAATATTTATGGGAAGTCAATGAAGGCCGCTATAACGGCAGAATCCAGGAGAAATTGGCCGAACTGGTGGCGCAATATGTGCTGATTCCCGAACGATTGAAGCAAAGTTCGCCGGTCGCGTATCGATGGTTGCGGGACGACGTCTTTCACGGCCTCGAATACCAAGGCTACGACACCTGTTCCAGCCCGGTTACCAAACCGCTCAACCTGTGGGAAGACGCCATCGCCAAGGTCCTTGGCCAATAGTCACCGGGTTTCGATTTACCAGACCCAGAGCCAAACCGCAATTCCGCCGCCCATAACGCTGCCCGACAAAGGCAGCCCGACGCGAATACCAATTTGGCGTCCACCGATAAAAGTTGCCATCCCGCTTTTTATCAGGTTGTTGACGCTAGCCGCGATAATGATGCCGGTCACCGCTATTTGCACTGCCAAATCATCCTGACTCATACGCGCCAGCGATAATGTAATCGCATCCACGTCCGCCACGCCCGAAGCGGCGGAGAGCGCCAAAACCCCGGCTTCGCCGAACCAATTCTGTAAAGCT
Proteins encoded in this region:
- a CDS encoding outer membrane protein assembly factor BamD, whose protein sequence is MRFLFIKILFLLTLLTLLPGCETLKNLQSGDSGSDAEYTGWDAKQFHEKARAAMEAGNYQKAIKLYETLEARYPFGDYAAQTQLDVAYAYYKNDDPEAAIAAADRFIKIHPRNPNVDYAYYLRGLVNYNRGIGFLDRFLPTDASQRDPGNARNAYDNFAELIRRFPDSKYVPDAKQRMIALRNNLAMYEVHVARFYMKRRAYVAAANRASHVVQEYQRTPAVPYALQIMRQAYTKLNLTDLAADAERVYKQNYPDGPPVKESEGEKTFVEALWDSIGFDE
- the pgeF gene encoding peptidoglycan editing factor PgeF, whose amino-acid sequence is MNWIEADWPAPAHVHAVTTLRTGGVSEGGYASLNPAAHVGDRQEDVFENRNRIKHDLRLPAEPVWLRQVHGSRVIKADRVNGVEEADASYSDRAGIVCVVLTADCLPLVFTNAAGSIIATAHAGWRGLAAGVIERTIEAMGSRDLLVWLGPAIGPERFEVGSEVRRVFLNKSPDFAVAFKESRGEKWLADIYQLARITLRQQGVERIFGGNYCTVMEAERFYSYRRDGETGRMATLIWRD
- a CDS encoding L,D-transpeptidase family protein; its protein translation is MNYFKVPTFLVQCIILLHCVIFSLVSAFADSSVSSSFPPPAVITSVLSFRKHPYLSQTISESEQVALKRLYFESPQPLLWLSRDDLHTHAAEVFRLLESAPDSGLPIAVYDVDNLKTKWRQLQGKQPANNFELTLLDTALSLSTLRYLSDVHRGRIDRKNERFGFWRATDYDLLLGFLIDAVRNVQITQLTERVEPNWSSYRRLKQALRHYRELARNFRFPSLVFEGMLEEGDSDPQIPLLRHKLQVLGLLHDYADLSDIYRGEMVDALKHFQRLHGLNDDGIVGEKTLAALNTPLTERVRQIELALERMRWLPELHQGQGLILVNIPAFRLWAYQAGNLNGPSDLSMKVVVGIAKKNQTPVFMADLAYLEFRPYWNVPKNITYKEILPSLLKNPDYLEQQNMELVQYFSVNAEPQRLTEDSLQLLRQGAMKIRQRPGPKNSLGLVKFIFPNRYDVYMHDTPAKKLFLSERRDYSHGCIRVEQPRALAQFVLSSRGGWRREEIQEAMREGDNRRVFVRNAIAVLIFYSTAMAIDNEIYFFDDVYNYDERLNQALYPAKGEAASLTASTQ
- a CDS encoding DUF882 domain-containing protein — translated: MNQNSFMPPTPLSRRQFLRGVSFTAAAMAFPSLASATIKKRHPAKHLAFENLHTGEQLSVTYFENGHYVNGALKEMNNLLRDHRSGDVFAMDPSLFDLLHELQQNLGVRRPIQVISGYRSPATNARLQKQTSGVATKSLHMLGKAIDIRMDRVDSKIIQEAAIAMQRGGVGYYPESDFVHVDTGRVRHW
- a CDS encoding SIMPL domain-containing protein, which encodes MERNKNTQALILGISIILGLSSLGYLLGNAALRFKAYERSVTVKGLSEREFPADIVIWPIQFTAADNQLEGIYAQVERNTNEIQAFLRKAGIKENEMTVSAPSITDKLAQRFGGDQKVEFRYSAIQTVTVYSGEVQQVRSLMKQLNELGKRGIVFTEGDYQNREEYLFTRLNDVKPEMIQEATTKAREVAQKFAEDSNSLLGKIKRASQGSFSISPRDKNNPHIKKIRVVSTIEYYLTD
- the rluD gene encoding 23S rRNA pseudouridine(1911/1915/1917) synthase RluD, translated to MAILTAIVPDELAGMRLDQCLAEMFPDYSRSKLQTWVKSGRVLVDGRTLKAKDKLVGGEEIRLDAEAEVVLENEAEDIPLDLVYEDESILIVNKPAGLVVHPAAGNWHGTLVNALLNHDPNLNTLPRAGIVHRLDKDTSGLLMVAKTLQAHHSLTEQLQERSINREYLALVKGWMTAGGTIDEPIGRHPVDRKRNAVREDGKPAVTHYRLERRFKRHTLIRVKLETGRTHQIRVHMAHINYPLVGDQVYGGRFQLPAGCSEKLAQALRDFKRQALHAAKLGLEHPVSGEYCEWEQPLPADMQQLLSVLAEDELD
- a CDS encoding ZIP family metal transporter codes for the protein MELLFFIIVFTAVGGVLSVLAAGVFLLLPERHRNRILPHGISFAIGALLTVSFWGLIPHALEEVRPDQIQSLSGSILVGILLFFTLEKLLIWRHCHSHSCEVHLDEGHDHHHGHGRRSTGALIILGDSIHNFVDGVLIAAAFLTDVQLGIVTSLAVAAHEIPQEVGDFAILLESGYSKGKALFYNILASLTTVIGGVLAYFSLEDLHDILPYFLTLAASSFIYIAVGDLIPSLHRKTDIKTSLEQIGLILAGVLLIFSLHGVAHDIEIAENFEKVSR
- a CDS encoding NHL repeat-containing protein translates to MKSLTKYIKVGLLVGGTCLLSPAHALVATYLAPGWNATDYLTLATATRSIEFDATGNLYIEDVSDDGSGGVSILKLEASSAYTSISNFVSYATSYDGVTGLDFDGLGNLYVSERAASGDAGVIRKINATIPELIGDVRTFNHHRPTGVDADSEGNVYYTGRMESDGTFGNVYRIDSAGNRTILLENVVGTGIALDSLGHIFISTPGRADLGFTQNSIYMFDLSDSINAERIATFDETGGELTFDDAGNLYMIDNIDHTKIIKLSFVPLPQTAWLFISGLFLLIFSSNRKRHQAT
- the dinB gene encoding DNA polymerase IV, with translation MAASKPDRKIIHIDMDAFFAAVEQRDNPNYRNKPIVVGGRPDSRGVVATCSYEARKYGIRSAMPSSQAYRLCPQALFIKPRFEAYKEASTIIRRIFSDYTELFEPLSLDEAYLDVSAVKRCQGSATLVARAIKHDIKHQTDLTASAGISYNKFLAKIASDMDKPDGLYVITPEQGPMFVEQLPIGKFPGIGQATEKKMHALGIKNGKDLKTLPLSMLIQHFGKAGQHYFNIARGIDNRPVNNRRPSKSVGIEMTYQQDLDDRNLILQQLLALLDKALRKLNDKRLTAHTVTIKIKYQNFVQITRSRTLPQPILNAQGIDLVFSELLKDTDIGTKKVRLLGVTLSSLDKPDLRHFRQLDLFC
- the yjgA gene encoding ribosome biogenesis factor YjgA, whose translation is MQEEDYYDDDEELIEYAVRPNKSQIKRDIAVVFAMAEEICDLAETQIDSLELPENIYKAVLEAAKMPHKGARKRQLKYITAQLRKIDLEAVQEKLARIKNQSAHAVREHHQAEQWRDQLLSENGHEQLTRLLSEFPQADSQHIWQLQRNALKERQAEKPPRSARLLYQYLKELISTN